A genomic stretch from Oleomonas cavernae includes:
- a CDS encoding Lrp/AsnC family transcriptional regulator, with translation MLDDRDRKILALLQADADLAVTDIAEQVALSVSACSRRIAKLKDDGFVERVVARLDRRRMNLPTTVFVIVKTSHHAADWLDGFRRALADIPEIVEVHRLTGNFDYILKVVLPNVEHYDVIYKRLVQRVELFDVSAYISMETLKREIALPTSYV, from the coding sequence ATGCTCGACGATCGCGACCGCAAAATCCTCGCCCTGCTCCAGGCCGATGCCGACCTGGCCGTCACCGACATCGCCGAACAGGTCGCCCTGTCAGTCTCCGCCTGTTCGCGGCGGATCGCCAAGCTCAAGGATGACGGCTTCGTCGAACGGGTGGTGGCCCGGCTCGACCGGCGGCGCATGAACCTGCCGACCACGGTCTTCGTCATCGTGAAGACCAGCCATCATGCCGCCGACTGGCTGGACGGCTTCCGCCGCGCCCTGGCGGACATCCCCGAGATCGTCGAGGTTCACCGCCTGACCGGCAATTTCGACTACATCCTGAAGGTCGTGCTGCCCAACGTCGAACACTACGACGTGATCTACAAACGCCTGGTGCAGCGGGTCGAACTGTTCGACGTCTCCGCCTACATCTCGATGGAAACCCTCAAACGCGAGATCGCCCTGCCGACCAGTTATGTGTGA
- a CDS encoding ABC transporter ATP-binding protein: MTTTSAPLAASAEAKPSAVRRLLKSAVRPHARRLAVAGVMMAIVAGMTAALAYLLSPAIDDIFVKRDPTALWMIPLAVVVASLIKSGADYVQSVQMSYVGQRIVADTQLKLFDRFMRADLAWIHDIHSGRLISAFLYDASLLSDSVSKTVVGLLRDGASVILLTGVMYFQNWQLALVASIGFPVAMLVMRRAGRKTRKVSTKAQAETGTLASLLTERFDGTRLVKAYGREADELRTVTGSVERRLKHLMKAVRTKSATVPLNDLIGSVAIAGAILYAGVAMQTSEMSFGAFTSFIAAMIMAYQPLRSLSNLHVSLQEGLAAADRVFAMLDVEPKVVDAPGALPIKVTRGDITFEDVRFSYSDGTAALKGVTFDVPAGKTVALVGPSGGGKSTTINLIPRFYDPAGGRILVDGIDIKAVTIDSVRRAMALVAQEATLFDDTIASNIAYGRPGAAREEIEAAARAAAAFDFIVNLPLGFETVVGESGVKLSGGQRQRICIARAFLRDAPILLLDEATSALDTESERQIQATLRGLMKGRTTLVIAHRLSTIVDADCIHVVEAGRIAESGSHDELIAKGGLYARLYAQAEAE; encoded by the coding sequence TTGACCACGACATCAGCACCATTGGCCGCCAGCGCCGAGGCGAAGCCCTCGGCGGTCCGTCGCTTGCTCAAAAGTGCGGTTCGCCCGCACGCCAGGCGCCTTGCCGTTGCCGGGGTGATGATGGCGATCGTGGCCGGCATGACAGCCGCCCTGGCCTATCTGCTGTCGCCGGCGATCGACGATATTTTCGTCAAGCGTGATCCCACGGCGCTGTGGATGATCCCCCTGGCGGTGGTCGTCGCATCGCTGATCAAGTCGGGCGCCGACTATGTCCAGAGCGTGCAGATGTCCTATGTCGGCCAGCGCATCGTCGCCGACACCCAGCTCAAGCTGTTCGACCGCTTCATGCGGGCCGACCTGGCCTGGATCCACGACATTCATTCCGGCCGCCTGATCTCGGCCTTTCTCTACGATGCCAGCCTGCTCTCAGACTCGGTTTCCAAGACCGTGGTCGGCCTGCTGCGCGACGGCGCCTCGGTGATCCTGCTCACCGGCGTCATGTACTTCCAGAACTGGCAACTCGCGCTGGTCGCCTCGATCGGCTTTCCCGTCGCCATGCTGGTGATGCGCAGGGCTGGGCGCAAGACGCGCAAGGTCTCGACCAAGGCCCAGGCCGAAACCGGCACCCTGGCCTCGCTGCTGACCGAACGCTTCGACGGCACGCGCCTGGTCAAGGCCTACGGCCGCGAGGCCGACGAGCTCAGGACCGTGACCGGATCGGTCGAACGCCGCCTGAAGCACCTGATGAAGGCCGTGCGCACCAAGTCGGCGACCGTGCCGCTCAATGATCTGATCGGGTCGGTCGCCATCGCCGGCGCCATCCTTTATGCCGGCGTGGCGATGCAGACCTCGGAGATGAGCTTCGGCGCCTTCACCAGCTTCATCGCCGCGATGATCATGGCCTATCAGCCGTTGCGCAGCCTCTCCAACCTGCATGTCAGCCTGCAGGAAGGCCTGGCCGCGGCCGACCGTGTCTTCGCCATGCTGGATGTCGAGCCCAAGGTGGTCGATGCGCCCGGCGCCCTGCCGATCAAGGTGACGCGCGGCGATATCACCTTCGAGGATGTCCGCTTCTCCTATAGCGACGGTACGGCCGCGTTGAAGGGGGTTACCTTCGACGTGCCCGCCGGCAAGACGGTGGCGCTGGTCGGCCCGTCGGGCGGCGGCAAGTCGACCACCATCAACCTGATCCCGCGCTTCTACGATCCGGCCGGCGGCCGCATCCTGGTCGACGGTATCGATATCAAGGCGGTTACCATCGACTCGGTGCGCCGCGCCATGGCTCTGGTGGCCCAGGAAGCGACCCTGTTCGACGATACCATCGCCAGCAACATCGCCTATGGCCGGCCCGGCGCCGCGCGCGAGGAGATCGAGGCGGCGGCGCGGGCGGCGGCGGCCTTTGACTTCATCGTCAATCTGCCGCTGGGCTTCGAGACCGTGGTCGGCGAATCCGGGGTCAAGCTGTCGGGCGGGCAGCGCCAGCGTATCTGCATTGCCCGCGCCTTTTTGCGCGATGCCCCGATCCTGCTGCTGGACGAGGCGACCTCGGCCCTCGACACCGAATCCGAGCGCCAGATCCAGGCGACCTTGCGCGGCCTGATGAAGGGCCGCACCACGCTGGTGATCGCCCATCGGCTGTCGACGATCGTCGATGCGGACTGTATTCATGTGGTCGAAGCCGGCCGCATCGCGGAAAGCGGCAGTCACGACGAACTGATCGCGAAGGGCGGCCTCTATGCACGGCTCTATGCCCAAGCCGAAGCGGAATAG
- a CDS encoding OpgC family protein, protein MAPAGNRIALIDGLRGYFLVLMMSSHLAFQGGAWALKLHHSQFAFVEDAQGFVFLSGLVVGLTYARILAKRGPDVLWDKASARVGELYRMVLLTLAVVMTMLFLVPDAARIWGWQLGKLAQSPADNLGAAAAMLYQPAYLDILPQYMIYLLAAPFIVRATASGHGLRVMAISGAIWFMAQIGLQMPLVEAAEAGLASVVPGGTLRAFFNPMAWQLLFVSGLVLGAAAASGRLSADAILGPKHRDLALIALGVVALFAGLRIVHGEGALDGALGERFYKLLRREDLSLSYVVNFAALGYGVAWILHNAQEATTPRAVALLGRGLRRFFALPFLVFLGRHSLQVYAFHVIVAYGVGAIDWHFGPFDEPSKTAIIIAAVASLGIPAAWHAANQRRDLAARQVKVA, encoded by the coding sequence ATGGCGCCCGCCGGCAACAGAATTGCCCTGATCGACGGTCTGCGGGGCTATTTTCTCGTCCTGATGATGTCCAGCCACCTGGCTTTCCAGGGCGGCGCCTGGGCGCTCAAGCTTCACCACAGCCAGTTTGCCTTCGTCGAGGATGCCCAGGGCTTCGTCTTCCTGTCCGGCCTCGTCGTCGGCCTTACCTATGCGCGCATCCTGGCCAAGCGCGGCCCCGATGTCCTGTGGGACAAGGCCAGCGCCCGGGTGGGCGAACTCTACCGCATGGTCCTGCTGACCCTGGCCGTGGTCATGACCATGCTGTTCCTGGTGCCCGACGCCGCCAGAATCTGGGGCTGGCAACTGGGCAAGCTGGCGCAATCGCCGGCCGACAACCTGGGCGCGGCGGCCGCCATGCTCTACCAGCCCGCCTATCTCGATATTCTGCCGCAATACATGATCTACCTGCTGGCGGCGCCGTTCATCGTGCGCGCCACAGCCAGCGGCCATGGCCTGCGCGTCATGGCGATCAGCGGCGCCATCTGGTTCATGGCCCAGATCGGCCTGCAGATGCCCCTGGTCGAGGCTGCCGAGGCGGGCCTCGCCTCTGTTGTTCCCGGCGGCACGCTGCGCGCCTTCTTCAACCCGATGGCCTGGCAGTTGCTGTTCGTCTCGGGCCTCGTCCTGGGCGCCGCGGCCGCCAGCGGGCGGCTCAGCGCCGATGCGATCTTAGGCCCCAAGCATCGCGACCTGGCCTTGATCGCCCTGGGTGTGGTCGCCCTGTTCGCCGGCCTGCGCATCGTCCATGGCGAGGGCGCCCTGGACGGCGCCCTGGGCGAGCGCTTCTACAAGCTGCTGCGGCGCGAAGACCTGAGCCTGTCCTATGTCGTGAATTTCGCGGCCCTGGGCTACGGCGTGGCCTGGATCCTGCACAATGCCCAGGAAGCGACCACGCCGCGGGCGGTTGCCCTGCTGGGCCGCGGCCTGCGCCGTTTCTTCGCCCTGCCCTTCCTGGTCTTCCTGGGCAGGCATTCGCTGCAGGTCTACGCCTTCCACGTCATCGTGGCCTACGGCGTCGGCGCCATCGATTGGCACTTCGGCCCGTTCGACGAGCCGAGCAAGACGGCGATCATCATCGCCGCGGTCGCCAGCCTAGGCATCCCCGCCGCCTGGCACGCCGCCAACCAGCGGCGCGACCTGGCAGCACGTCAGGTGAAGGTGGCCTGA
- a CDS encoding lysophospholipid acyltransferase family protein encodes MPLGKRLAKSRFVQWLLPHLIGLYIRFVRATSRFTEEGPGLAEMLGRWHGHQPFVLCFWHGRLMMMARMRNRNLRMIHVLISTHSDGELIARSIEGLGFSTVRGSSKRGGYAAMRGLVELIGRGDSAAFTPDGPIGPRMRAQGGAISAASMGGIPIYPIAVSTRRGPMLDSWDRFLLATPFNRGLYIVGERLDVPPDLDDDQFETHRVALERALNTLTAEADRRMGRDLVEPAPARRRRT; translated from the coding sequence ATGCCGCTGGGCAAGCGGCTGGCCAAATCCCGTTTCGTCCAATGGCTGCTGCCGCACCTGATCGGCCTCTATATCCGCTTCGTGCGCGCAACCAGCCGCTTCACCGAGGAGGGACCTGGCCTGGCCGAGATGCTGGGGCGCTGGCACGGGCATCAGCCCTTCGTGCTGTGCTTCTGGCATGGGCGGCTGATGATGATGGCGCGGATGCGCAACCGTAACCTGCGCATGATCCATGTCCTGATCTCGACCCATTCCGACGGCGAGTTGATCGCCCGTTCGATCGAGGGCCTGGGCTTCAGCACGGTGCGCGGGTCGTCCAAGCGTGGCGGCTATGCCGCCATGCGCGGCCTGGTCGAGCTGATCGGCAGGGGCGACAGTGCCGCCTTCACGCCTGACGGGCCGATCGGCCCGCGCATGCGGGCGCAAGGCGGCGCCATCAGCGCCGCCTCGATGGGCGGCATCCCGATCTATCCCATCGCCGTGTCGACCAGGCGGGGCCCCATGCTCGATAGCTGGGACCGTTTCCTCCTGGCGACCCCGTTCAACCGCGGCCTCTATATCGTGGGCGAACGCCTCGACGTGCCGCCCGATCTCGATGACGACCAGTTCGAGACCCATCGGGTGGCATTGGAGCGCGCGCTCAACACGCTGACGGCAGAAGCCGACCGGCGCATGGGGCGCGACCTGGTCGAGCCCGCCCCGGCCAGGCGCCGCCGCACGTGA
- the bufB gene encoding MNIO family bufferin maturase yields MIEGFGLGLRTEHYHDMDQDGVAVDWLEIISENFMVPGGRPLDWLDRLRARYPMVMHGVSMSIGGSDPLDHAYLDDLVALADRVQPAWISDHLCWAGIDGINLHDLMPLPYTDEVLAHVAGRIGRVQDRLRRPLVIENVSTYVTYNVSDLSEPQFLAALIARSGCELLLDVNNIYVSAFNHGFDPLAYLDLLPAAAIRQVHLAGHSMMGSHIIDTHDAPIIGPVFELYAQAVRRFGAVPTMIERDDNIPPLAELLDELDQVRRHAAEGLAVREAAQ; encoded by the coding sequence ATGATCGAAGGTTTCGGCCTGGGTCTTCGGACCGAGCACTATCACGACATGGACCAGGACGGTGTCGCCGTCGACTGGCTCGAAATCATTTCCGAGAACTTCATGGTGCCCGGCGGCCGGCCGCTCGACTGGCTGGACCGGCTGCGCGCCCGCTATCCCATGGTGATGCATGGCGTCTCGATGTCGATCGGCGGCAGCGACCCGCTCGATCACGCCTATCTCGACGACCTCGTGGCGCTGGCCGACCGGGTGCAGCCCGCCTGGATCTCCGATCACCTGTGCTGGGCCGGCATCGACGGCATCAACCTGCACGACCTGATGCCCCTGCCCTATACCGACGAGGTGCTGGCCCATGTCGCCGGCCGCATCGGCCGGGTGCAGGACCGCCTGCGCCGCCCGCTGGTGATCGAGAATGTCTCGACCTATGTAACCTATAATGTATCCGACCTGTCGGAGCCCCAATTCCTGGCCGCGCTGATCGCCCGCTCGGGCTGCGAACTGCTGCTCGACGTGAACAACATCTATGTCTCGGCCTTCAATCACGGCTTCGATCCGCTCGCCTATCTCGACCTGCTGCCGGCGGCGGCGATCCGCCAGGTCCATCTGGCCGGCCACAGCATGATGGGCAGCCACATCATCGATACCCATGACGCGCCGATCATCGGCCCGGTGTTCGAACTCTATGCCCAGGCGGTGCGCCGCTTCGGCGCCGTGCCGACGATGATCGAGCGTGACGACAACATCCCGCCGCTGGCCGAATTGCTGGACGAATTGGACCAGGTCCGCCGCCATGCCGCCGAAGGCCTGGCCGTGCGCGAGGCCGCCCAATGA
- a CDS encoding HvfC/BufC N-terminal domain-containing protein, translated as MTALAQLQRGFARDVLGAPGTISPQICDSARTDRETLLGVYRFAYGARLVEALGKDFPATAALMGSDAFEGAARAYIAAHPSHRPSIRWLGADFAGHLARQGQAMAADLAAFEWALGLAFDGGDGDTVGPEALAALAPAAWERLRARFHPTVQGLDLAHAVHDVWRMWRETGEITPAPAGPAALLIWRRNLEVQYRAMAAGEAMLFHRLRDGLRFAAALDDIEPNQAVAWLAGWCAGGLVGGLETAAPSPPAA; from the coding sequence ATGACCGCCCTGGCGCAATTGCAGCGCGGCTTCGCGCGCGACGTCCTGGGGGCACCCGGCACGATCAGCCCGCAGATATGCGACAGTGCCCGCACCGATCGCGAGACCCTGCTCGGGGTCTATCGCTTTGCCTACGGCGCCCGGCTGGTTGAGGCCCTGGGCAAGGATTTTCCCGCCACCGCCGCGCTGATGGGATCCGACGCGTTCGAGGGCGCGGCACGGGCCTATATCGCCGCGCATCCCTCCCACCGCCCGTCGATCCGCTGGCTGGGCGCCGATTTCGCCGGGCACCTGGCGCGGCAGGGCCAGGCCATGGCAGCCGACCTCGCCGCCTTCGAATGGGCCCTGGGCCTGGCCTTCGACGGCGGCGATGGCGACACCGTCGGTCCCGAGGCGCTGGCCGCCCTGGCGCCGGCGGCATGGGAACGGCTGCGCGCCCGCTTTCATCCGACGGTGCAGGGCCTGGACCTCGCCCACGCCGTCCACGACGTGTGGCGCATGTGGCGCGAGACGGGGGAGATTACGCCGGCACCGGCCGGCCCGGCCGCCCTGCTGATCTGGCGCCGCAACCTCGAAGTGCAATACCGCGCGATGGCGGCGGGCGAGGCGATGCTGTTCCACCGCCTGCGCGACGGCCTGCGCTTTGCCGCGGCACTGGACGATATCGAGCCGAACCAGGCCGTTGCCTGGCTGGCCGGGTGGTGCGCCGGCGGCCTGGTCGGCGGCCTCGAGACCGCCGCTCCCTCGCCGCCCGCCGCCTAG
- the bufA2 gene encoding BufA2 family periplasmic bufferin-type metallophore, whose protein sequence is MSKSGFALAAAAAALFSAGTIALAPMAAQAADVHCTGGNACKGQSACKSATNACKGQNACKGQGFTMAPDEAACTAAGGKVG, encoded by the coding sequence ATGAGCAAATCCGGTTTCGCGCTTGCCGCCGCTGCGGCCGCCTTGTTCTCGGCCGGCACCATCGCGCTGGCGCCGATGGCCGCGCAGGCTGCCGACGTTCACTGCACGGGCGGCAACGCCTGCAAAGGCCAGAGTGCGTGTAAGAGCGCCACGAATGCCTGCAAGGGCCAGAACGCCTGCAAGGGCCAGGGCTTCACCATGGCCCCGGACGAGGCTGCCTGCACCGCCGCCGGCGGCAAGGTCGGCTGA
- a CDS encoding 3'(2'),5'-bisphosphate nucleotidase CysQ: MTIDLRADLDLLIAAARAAGALALDYRAKGFRTWEKEGHGPVTDADLAVDALLKERLGQARPTYGWLSEETADNPARLSADHLFVVDPIDGTRAFVKGRPHFAVSIAVVAGGRPQAAVVFNPALDELYAAHLGGGATMNAATIKVSDQAGIEGARMVGPEDMYRSRLWPTPWPAIAIAGSTSIAYALCLVAGGTHDGSVSLTGKSDWDLAAADLIVHEAGGIASTHAGERFTYNRVSTRHRNIISAGPALHARLLEKLTEFNPRRTSPSG, from the coding sequence ATGACGATCGACCTGCGCGCCGATCTCGACCTGCTGATCGCCGCGGCCCGCGCCGCCGGCGCGCTGGCGCTCGACTACCGCGCTAAGGGCTTCCGCACCTGGGAAAAGGAAGGCCACGGCCCGGTCACCGATGCCGACCTGGCCGTGGATGCCCTGCTGAAGGAGAGGCTGGGCCAGGCGCGGCCGACCTATGGCTGGCTGTCGGAGGAGACCGCGGATAACCCGGCGCGTCTCTCGGCCGACCATCTGTTCGTGGTCGATCCGATCGACGGCACCCGGGCCTTCGTCAAGGGGCGTCCGCATTTTGCCGTCTCGATCGCCGTGGTGGCTGGTGGCCGGCCGCAGGCGGCCGTGGTCTTCAACCCGGCCCTGGACGAACTCTATGCCGCTCATTTGGGCGGCGGCGCCACCATGAACGCTGCCACGATCAAGGTCAGCGACCAGGCCGGCATCGAGGGCGCCCGCATGGTCGGGCCCGAGGACATGTATCGCTCGCGCCTGTGGCCGACGCCGTGGCCGGCGATCGCCATCGCCGGCTCGACCTCGATCGCCTATGCCCTGTGCCTGGTCGCCGGCGGCACTCATGACGGCTCGGTCAGCCTGACCGGCAAGAGCGACTGGGACCTGGCAGCGGCCGACCTGATCGTGCACGAGGCGGGCGGCATCGCCTCGACCCATGCCGGCGAGCGCTTCACCTACAACCGTGTCTCGACCCGCCACCGCAACATCATCTCCGCCGGCCCGGCGCTGCACGCCCGCCTGCTGGAAAAACTGACCGAATTCAACCCCCGCCGGACGTCGCCGAGCGGTTGA
- a CDS encoding fused DSP-PTPase phosphatase/NAD kinase-like protein: MFKRQTRKVGNQIRLARGDASTPWGRIVGWFEVLFIDHGILRLLFWNKRRVSPRMWRGAQPSSWQVRGLARQGIKTIVNLRGERDCATYLYEKEAAEGSGIKLVNFTATSREPPSPAVLRGARQLFETIEYPALMHCKSGADRAGIMSALYLFLHEGKSLEEAKGQLSLRYGHIKQGKTGVLDRFFDAYAEARAATGIEFWHWVDTVYDPIAMKRDFHAGLIGNLIVDRILGRE, encoded by the coding sequence TTGTTCAAGCGACAGACCCGCAAGGTGGGCAACCAGATTCGCCTCGCCCGAGGCGATGCCTCCACCCCCTGGGGCCGGATCGTCGGCTGGTTCGAGGTCCTGTTCATCGACCACGGTATCCTGCGCCTGCTCTTCTGGAACAAGCGGCGGGTTTCGCCCCGGATGTGGCGCGGCGCCCAGCCCTCGAGCTGGCAGGTGCGCGGCCTGGCCCGCCAGGGCATCAAGACCATCGTGAACCTGCGCGGCGAGCGCGACTGCGCCACCTATCTCTATGAAAAAGAGGCGGCGGAAGGGTCAGGCATCAAGCTGGTCAATTTCACCGCCACCTCGCGCGAACCGCCCTCGCCCGCCGTTCTGCGCGGCGCCAGGCAGCTCTTCGAGACGATCGAGTATCCCGCCCTGATGCACTGCAAGTCGGGTGCCGACCGGGCCGGCATCATGTCGGCGCTCTATCTCTTCCTGCACGAGGGCAAGTCCCTGGAGGAGGCCAAGGGCCAGCTCTCCTTACGCTACGGCCATATCAAACAAGGCAAAACCGGCGTTCTCGACCGCTTTTTCGACGCTTACGCCGAGGCCCGGGCCGCGACCGGCATCGAATTCTGGCACTGGGTCGACACGGTCTACGACCCCATCGCCATGAAGCGCGACTTTCACGCCGGCCTGATCGGCAACCTTATCGTCGATCGGATTCTGGGCCGCGAGTAA
- a CDS encoding aspartate/glutamate racemase family protein: MKMIGLIGGMSWESTAVYYRQINEAMRQRLGSLHSADIILRSVDFEQVVKLQRADSWDEAGAMLGDAAAGLVRAGADCVLICTNTMHLVADQVGAQAGVPLINIIDETGRVIAASGRRRPLLLATRYTMEHGFYTQRLGRQGGIEALVPNEIDRAAVHSIIFEELCQGIVRESSRARLMEIVARGIAAGADSVILGCTEICLLLDPDALPVQGFDSTAIHARAAVDFALAADRGAARSVA, translated from the coding sequence ATGAAGATGATCGGCCTGATCGGCGGCATGAGCTGGGAAAGCACAGCGGTCTACTATCGCCAGATCAACGAGGCGATGCGCCAGCGCCTGGGCTCGCTGCATTCGGCCGACATCATCCTGCGCTCGGTCGATTTCGAGCAGGTGGTGAAGCTGCAACGGGCCGATAGCTGGGACGAGGCGGGCGCCATGCTGGGCGATGCGGCGGCGGGCCTGGTCCGTGCCGGGGCCGATTGCGTCCTGATCTGCACCAATACCATGCACTTGGTCGCCGACCAGGTGGGCGCGCAGGCGGGCGTGCCGCTGATCAATATCATCGACGAGACGGGCCGGGTGATTGCCGCTTCCGGTCGCCGGCGGCCGCTGCTGCTGGCCACGCGCTATACCATGGAGCACGGTTTCTATACCCAGCGGCTGGGCCGCCAGGGCGGGATCGAGGCACTGGTGCCCAACGAGATCGACCGGGCCGCGGTGCATTCGATCATCTTCGAGGAGCTTTGCCAGGGCATCGTGCGCGAAAGCTCGCGGGCCCGCCTGATGGAAATCGTCGCCCGGGGCATCGCGGCCGGCGCCGATTCGGTGATCCTGGGCTGCACCGAGATCTGCCTGCTGCTCGATCCCGACGCACTGCCGGTCCAGGGCTTCGACTCGACCGCCATCCATGCCCGCGCGGCGGTGGATTTCGCGCTGGCCGCGGATCGGGGGGCGGCGCGCAGCGTCGCCTGA
- the sigJ gene encoding RNA polymerase sigma factor SigJ has translation MTAAAFEAERARLIRLAYRMTGTMAEAEDLVQETYLRWHGTSAAEIRSPAAWLTTTLTRLAIDHLRARKNERARYVGPWLPEPILDEPGDRVGDEGRAAARIELADDLSLAFLMVMDNLPPAERAAFLLHDAFGHDHDSVATILGKSPAAVRQLVSRGRARLKAARPDIHVPKAARDAIANRFIDALINADGAALAGIMHQDAILLTDGGGKRSAALNPIYGADKILRFFAGIARKIKVEVRFERTLLNGAPGLVAIAEGEIWFALVPDVQEGSVGRIMMVRNPDKLSVLTAAFAPGPLTRGPESDRR, from the coding sequence ATGACCGCCGCGGCCTTCGAGGCGGAACGGGCCAGGCTGATCCGCCTGGCCTACCGCATGACCGGCACCATGGCCGAGGCCGAGGACCTGGTGCAGGAGACCTACCTGCGCTGGCACGGCACTTCGGCCGCGGAGATCCGCAGCCCGGCCGCCTGGCTGACCACCACCTTGACCCGGCTGGCTATCGACCATCTGCGCGCCCGTAAGAACGAGCGCGCCCGCTATGTCGGGCCGTGGCTGCCCGAGCCGATCCTGGACGAGCCCGGGGATCGGGTGGGCGACGAGGGCCGGGCGGCGGCGCGCATCGAACTGGCCGACGACCTGTCGCTGGCCTTCCTGATGGTGATGGACAATCTGCCGCCGGCCGAACGGGCGGCCTTCCTGTTGCATGATGCCTTCGGCCACGACCATGACAGTGTCGCCACGATCTTGGGCAAAAGCCCGGCGGCGGTACGCCAGCTGGTCAGCCGGGGGCGGGCGCGGCTGAAAGCCGCACGGCCCGATATTCACGTGCCCAAGGCGGCGCGAGACGCCATCGCCAACCGCTTCATCGATGCCCTGATCAACGCCGACGGCGCCGCCCTGGCTGGGATCATGCACCAGGACGCGATCCTGCTGACCGACGGCGGCGGCAAGCGCAGCGCGGCGCTCAATCCGATCTATGGCGCCGACAAGATCCTGCGCTTCTTTGCCGGCATCGCGCGCAAGATCAAGGTCGAGGTCCGCTTCGAGCGGACCTTGCTGAACGGTGCCCCCGGGCTGGTCGCGATTGCCGAGGGCGAAATCTGGTTCGCCTTGGTGCCTGATGTTCAGGAGGGCAGCGTCGGCCGCATCATGATGGTCCGGAACCCGGACAAGCTCTCGGTGCTGACCGCGGCCTTTGCGCCCGGCCCCCTTACTCGCGGCCCAGAATCCGATCGACGATAA
- a CDS encoding glycosyltransferase, whose translation MDWNVGGVTAGREIAVIVPCLNEAAAIGQVVRGFQQVLPEATVYVYDNMSTDDTIAVAKAAGAVVRQVSHRGKGNVVRRMFGDIDADIYIMVDGDGTYDPAAAPTMVRRLIEDNLDMVVGTRVDDDPEAYRKGHRFGNWLLTTLVTKLFGRTFTDMLTGYRVFSRRFVKAFPALSSGFETETEITVHTLELRLATAEIPTRYSTRVAGSQSKLNTYRDGARILKLILRLLMLEKPLALFGAFAGVFALVSIGLFVPIFIDYVATGLVPRFPTLIVSVGAIMLSVLSLMTGIIQDNVTRGRQELKRLFYLAAGERAATAISQSTGTGPARIARRG comes from the coding sequence ATGGACTGGAATGTCGGTGGTGTAACGGCCGGCCGCGAGATCGCGGTGATCGTGCCCTGCCTGAACGAGGCCGCCGCGATCGGCCAGGTGGTCCGGGGCTTCCAACAGGTGCTGCCCGAGGCGACGGTGTATGTCTACGACAACATGTCGACCGACGACACGATCGCCGTGGCCAAGGCCGCCGGCGCCGTGGTCCGCCAGGTCAGCCATCGCGGCAAGGGCAATGTGGTGCGCCGGATGTTCGGCGACATCGATGCCGACATCTACATCATGGTCGACGGCGACGGCACCTACGACCCGGCCGCCGCCCCCACCATGGTGCGCCGCCTGATCGAGGACAATCTCGACATGGTCGTGGGCACCCGCGTCGACGACGATCCGGAGGCCTATCGCAAGGGCCATCGCTTCGGCAACTGGCTGCTCACCACCCTGGTCACCAAGCTGTTCGGCCGCACCTTCACCGACATGCTGACCGGCTACCGGGTCTTCTCGCGCCGCTTCGTCAAGGCCTTCCCGGCCCTGTCGAGCGGCTTCGAAACCGAGACCGAAATCACCGTCCACACCCTGGAACTGCGCCTGGCCACGGCCGAGATCCCGACCCGCTATTCGACCCGGGTCGCCGGCAGCCAGTCCAAGCTGAACACCTATCGCGACGGCGCCCGCATCCTGAAGCTGATCCTGCGCCTGCTGATGCTGGAAAAGCCGCTGGCCCTGTTCGGCGCCTTTGCCGGCGTTTTCGCTCTGGTCTCGATCGGGCTGTTCGTGCCGATCTTCATCGACTATGTGGCGACCGGCCTGGTGCCCCGCTTCCCGACCCTGATCGTGTCGGTGGGGGCGATCATGCTCAGCGTGCTGTCGCTGATGACCGGGATCATCCAGGACAACGTCACCCGCGGCCGCCAGGAGTTGAAGCGGCTGTTCTATCTCGCCGCCGGCGAACGCGCGGCGACGGCGATCAGCCAGTCGACCGGGACCGGCCCTGCCCGCATCGCGCGGCGGGGTTGA